The window GGCGTAGGGCTTCAGCACGTGGTCGTCCCACTTGTAGGGCCGGTGCACGACGCTCTCCGCGCGCGGCCAATTGTGGTGGAAGTAGAGGGTCGCCCCGTGGTCGATCAGCCACAGCCCGCCGTGCCACATCAGCAGGTTCGGGTTGCGCCAGCTCCGGTCGACGTTCTCGACGAACGCGTCGAAGGCGATCACCCGGCTGGCCAGCCCCGGCTCGACATGGTGGGGCACGGGGTCGTAACCGAGCGCTCCGGGCAGGAAGTCCATCCCCAGATTGCCGCCGGCGCTGGCCTTGATCAGCTCCTGCACCTCTTCATCCGGCTCGGCCCGGGCGACGACCGGATCCAGCTCGACCCGGGCGAGTTTCGGCACCGGCAGCCCGAGACGCCGGGCCAGCTCACCGGCGATCACCTCGGCGACGAGTGCCCGAGGCCCCTGGCCGGCCCCACGGAACTTCACCACATAGGTCCCGAGATCGTCGGCCTCGACCACACCGGGAAGCGATCCACCCTCCCGCAACGGCGTGACAT of the Actinoplanes sichuanensis genome contains:
- a CDS encoding HipA family kinase produces the protein MLREVTAIRYVTPLREGGSLPGVVEADDLGTYVVKFRGAGQGPRALVAEVIAGELARRLGLPVPKLARVELDPVVARAEPDEEVQELIKASAGGNLGMDFLPGALGYDPVPHHVEPGLASRVIAFDAFVENVDRSWRNPNLLMWHGGLWLIDHGATLYFHHNWPRAESVVHRPYKWDDHVLKPYATELATEGPALAERITPELLAEVIALVPAEWLEDGDRDAYRNHLSQRAARPEAWLP